One region of Alosa sapidissima isolate fAloSap1 chromosome 1, fAloSap1.pri, whole genome shotgun sequence genomic DNA includes:
- the si:ch211-178n15.1 gene encoding uncharacterized protein si:ch211-178n15.1 produces MLSPTSDVSAAARGPGPGYVLRRPPAAADPHCYCHLCARDRPSATAPAALAPEFHSGPRVRASPEEEEGVAVLEGPRARRPFPSQRRSRRGSGEGGPERNGVTGGHIPPKNTSRRVDFYLGPDHCSVLGDHTPGFPREWGPCYSPPPRWNWPAVEPCRERCACPRDVWPEWERTPLPPPPLPPLPRPPCCYSPERQPPSTSHVPHQPSAEIRAHPRHRAVVHGGLGEPCWECLRDHYWRDAHRPDLIAVEPVCGYNVQHHPALSPVLSYGREHQRLSRQTSPEHGNFNGPTPGPRTFFATEVPPAKLRGSYQEELASCRLKSASRPQRIEPELDGRKEKKMEKESMSGAVGQHQSQGNVREQIRRVVGDLEEVLGGLKQVHLEMKEVVQQIDVLTSSIDIDEDEPGRRTSHEPVLQQHTVYHEVKALVHRPAGAHSSQEQKQQQQLLGTNGHHTPTTPTPTSKPSTCHPSVTRRGHTTAGNLPRAAALIPGHEAAKDQSKMNGSCLAPRPPRDRVKDAQRRRIELSSPSSSLIANGAATTSVKGHKSPPYPNHNGRVETLHEDSDVSMGALRTTAHAGKGRQLSTAM; encoded by the exons GCTCTCCCCCACCTCGGACGTGTCCGCAGCAGCGCGGGGTCCAGGACCCGGCTACGTACTCCGGCGGCCTCCTGCCGCGGCCGATCCGCACTGCTACTGTCACCTCTGCGCCCGCGATAGGCCCTCGGCCACGGCCCCTGCTGCCCTGGCGCCCGAGTTCCACTCCGGGCCCCGCGTGAGGGCCTCgccggaggaagaggagggagtaGCCGTGCTGGAGGGGCCCCGTGCCAGACGGCCGTTCCCTTCAcagaggaggagtaggagggGGAGCGGGGAGGGAGGGCCGGAGAGGAACGGCGTCACCGGAGGCCACATCCCGCCCAAGAACACGTCGAGAAGAGTGGACTTTTACCTAGGGCCGGACCACTGCTCTGTGCTGGGGGACCACACGCCAGGCTTCCCGCGGGAGTGGGGCCCATGCTACTCCCCGCCTCCGCGGTGGAACTGGCCGGCGGTGGAGCCGTGCCGGGAGCGCTGCGCCTGCCCGAGGGACGTCTGGCCAGAGTGGGAGAGGACACCTCTGCCCCCGCCACCGCTGCCGCCGCTGCCACGGCCTCCATGCTGCTACTCGCCCGAGAGACAACCCCCCAGCACCAGCCACGTGCCGCACCAGCCGTCAGCGGAGATCAGGGCTCATCCGAGGCACAGGGCGGTCGTCCACGGCGGCCTGGGGGAACCCTGCTGGGAGTGCCTACGAGACCACTACTGGAGGGACGCACACAGGCCTGACCTCATAGCTGTGGAACCTGTGTGCGGGTACAACGTGCAGCATCATCCAGCCCTCAGCCCTGTGCTCTCATACGGCCGCGAGCACCAGAGACTCAGCAGGCAGACGAGCCCTGAGCACGGGAACTTTAACGGGCCCACCCCGGGCCCAAGGACCTTCTTCGCCACCGAGGTTCCCCCGGCAAAGCTACGAGGGTCCTATCAGGAGGAACTCGCTTCCTGTCGGCTTAAGAGCGCGAGCAGGCCTCAGAGGATAGAGCCCGAGCTAGACGGTCGTAAGGAGAagaagatggagaaggagagtaTGTCTGGAGCGGTGGGTCAACACCAGAGTCAGGGGAATGTGCGGGAGCAGATCCGGAGGGTGGTGGGCGACCTGGAGGAGGTGCTAGGAGGCCTGAAGCAGGTTCACCTGGAGATgaaggag GTTGTGCAGCAAATTGACGTCTTGACCTCTAGCATTGACATCGACGAAGACGAGCCAGGCAGGCGGACTTCCCATGAGCCTGTGCTTCAGCAGCATACTGTCTATCACGAGGTGAAGGCCCTCGTCCACAGGCCGGCAGGCGCTCACAGCTCACAGGAgcagaaacagcagcagcagctgctgggcACCAACGGCCACCACACACCtactacccccacccccacctccaagCCCTCCACCTGCCACCCTTCTGTCACACGGCGAGGGCACACCACTGCTGGCAACCTGCCCCGGGCCGCGGCCCTGATCCCGGGCCACGAGGCCGCCAAGGACCAGAGTAAAATGAATGGCAGCTGCTTGGCCCCTCGCCCGCCCCGGGACCGGGTCAAAGACGCCCAGAGGCGGCGGATAGAGTTGTCGTCTCCGTCCAGCTCACTGATTGCCAACGGCGCCGCCACCACCTCTGTCAAGGGCCACAAGTCTCCACCCTACCCCAACCACAATGGGCGGGTGGAGACCCTCCACGAGGACTCGGATGTGTCCATGGGCGCCCTGCGGACTACTGCCCATGCAGGGAAGGGCAGGCAGCTCTCCACGGCCAtgtga